The following are from one region of the Staphylococcus argenteus genome:
- a CDS encoding MurR/RpiR family transcriptional regulator, which translates to MFLDEHINRNFDKLNDNDLQIAHYINTHIDECKNMKIHDLAQYTHASNATIHRFTRKLGFDGYSDFKSYLKFESNKTHQLPSNSIDSFKQEIDSTFNYLERVDYQCIAQKMRFASTIYLFGTGRAQLNVASEAQRILLTLHNHVIVLHDQHELKMILNKSDVNDLFFIISLSGETHELLEVTNLLQLRQKYFISVTTMKDNTLAQKANYNVYVSSNTFYLTDGTDYSSFISYHIFFETLVRKYNEYLQHGDISN; encoded by the coding sequence AGAAACTTTGACAAACTTAATGATAATGATCTACAAATTGCGCATTATATTAATACACATATTGACGAATGTAAAAATATGAAAATTCATGATCTAGCTCAATACACGCATGCCTCTAATGCTACAATTCACAGGTTCACTCGTAAATTAGGATTTGATGGTTATAGCGATTTTAAATCTTACTTAAAATTCGAAAGTAACAAAACACATCAACTTCCATCAAATTCTATTGATAGTTTTAAGCAAGAAATTGATAGTACATTCAACTATTTAGAACGTGTCGATTACCAATGTATCGCTCAAAAAATGCGTTTCGCATCAACGATATATTTATTCGGTACTGGGCGTGCACAGTTAAATGTAGCTTCAGAAGCACAACGCATTTTATTAACATTACATAATCATGTCATCGTACTGCATGATCAACACGAACTTAAAATGATTTTGAATAAAAGTGACGTGAATGATTTATTCTTTATAATTTCATTATCAGGTGAAACACATGAATTGTTAGAAGTAACAAACTTACTACAACTCAGACAAAAATACTTTATTTCAGTTACAACAATGAAAGATAATACGCTTGCTCAAAAAGCAAATTACAATGTTTATGTTTCTAGCAACACATTCTATCTGACTGATGGCACTGATTACTCTAGTTTCATTAGTTATCACATATTCTTTGAAACACTTGTTAGAAAATATAATGAATATTTGCAACATGGTGATATTTCAAATTAG
- a CDS encoding SRPBCC family protein, whose protein sequence is MAKFNVENEHVEVEIEKLYKFSPELVYEAWTKTDLLKQWFMTSARTNKEIEADVKEGGKYRIVDQQRNGKVNVIEGIYESLVMDEYIKMTIGMPGLSEEQDIIEVEFFERETGGTQMLFYYRSLVEKERRFTNLEYKQKKKEYHDAMVHGFELMFDKMYHVIETSTQQ, encoded by the coding sequence GTGGCAAAATTTAATGTAGAAAATGAACATGTCGAAGTCGAAATTGAAAAACTTTATAAATTTTCACCGGAATTAGTATACGAAGCTTGGACAAAGACAGATTTGTTAAAGCAATGGTTTATGACATCAGCAAGAACTAATAAAGAAATAGAAGCGGATGTTAAAGAGGGTGGAAAATATCGTATTGTTGATCAACAACGAAACGGTAAAGTGAATGTGATTGAAGGTATTTATGAATCGTTAGTAATGGATGAATATATAAAAATGACTATAGGTATGCCTGGGTTAAGTGAAGAGCAAGATATCATTGAAGTAGAGTTTTTCGAACGTGAAACAGGTGGTACGCAAATGTTGTTTTATTACCGTTCATTAGTTGAAAAAGAAAGACGATTTACTAATTTAGAGTATAAACAAAAGAAAAAAGAATATCATGATGCCATGGTGCATGGCTTCGAATTAATGTTCGATAAAATGTATCATGTAATTGAAACATCAACACAACAATAA
- a CDS encoding SDR family oxidoreductase, translating to MAAQDPRTKFKTTDYEKQEQEVPGLQSEMTPAPDCGETSYQGHQRLQGYKMLVTGGDSAIGRAVAIAYAKEGADVAISYLPSEEQDAQEVRQVIEESGQKAVLIPGDLRDEQFNYELVEQAYRELGGLDNVTLVAGHQQYHDDIQGFTTDAFSETFETNVYPVFWTIQKALEYLKPGASITTTSSVQGYNPSPILHDYAASKAAIISLTKSFSEELGPKGIRVNCVAPGPFWSPLQISGGQPQSKIPTFGQKTPLGRAGQPVELSGTYVLLASEESSYTTGQVFGVTGGVQID from the coding sequence ATGGCAGCTCAAGATCCTAGAACAAAATTTAAAACAACAGATTACGAAAAGCAGGAACAAGAAGTACCGGGTTTACAATCTGAAATGACGCCAGCACCTGATTGTGGAGAAACATCATATCAAGGTCATCAACGTTTACAAGGTTATAAAATGTTAGTCACAGGTGGCGACTCAGCAATTGGACGGGCAGTAGCGATAGCTTATGCCAAAGAAGGTGCTGATGTAGCTATTAGTTATCTTCCGAGTGAAGAACAAGATGCGCAAGAAGTACGTCAAGTGATTGAAGAAAGTGGACAAAAAGCTGTGTTAATTCCTGGAGATTTAAGGGATGAACAATTTAATTATGAACTAGTAGAACAAGCATATAGAGAATTAGGTGGTTTAGATAATGTGACACTAGTCGCTGGACATCAGCAATACCATGATGATATTCAAGGTTTTACAACAGATGCATTTTCTGAAACATTTGAAACGAATGTCTATCCGGTATTTTGGACGATTCAAAAAGCACTAGAGTACTTAAAACCAGGTGCATCGATTACTACGACGTCATCTGTACAAGGTTATAATCCAAGTCCTATACTTCATGATTATGCCGCTTCAAAAGCAGCTATTATTTCATTAACGAAAAGCTTTTCAGAAGAACTTGGACCTAAAGGTATTAGAGTGAATTGTGTGGCGCCAGGGCCATTTTGGTCACCGTTACAAATTTCAGGGGGTCAGCCTCAAAGTAAAATACCTACATTTGGACAAAAAACACCACTAGGTCGTGCAGGTCAACCTGTCGAATTATCTGGTACGTATGTATTGTTAGCCTCAGAAGAATCAAGTTACACTACTGGTCAAGTGTTTGGTGTGACTGGTGGTGTGCAAATAGATTAG
- a CDS encoding Na+/H+ antiporter NhaC family protein, whose amino-acid sequence MEEHKKSNAWALFPLLLFVALFLGVGIITGDFTSMPLNVAITITVIVALLMNRKESFAKKVEVFTKGAGHSNIILMMLIFILAGAFSNTAEKMGGVKSTVNLGLSLIPENLIIVGLFVICMFVSISMGTSVGTVAAIAPVGYGFAQATDVPTALAMATVVGGAMFGDNLSMISDTTIAAVRTQHTKMKDKFRVNFKIVLPGAILTIVILYFLTNGISLNHAKNYDYDLIKVVPYVLVLVLALLGVNVIIVLIGGTLLAGIIGLMDGSFGWMGLLDAISKGIISMEDIAMIALLIGGLVGIIQHNGGIQWLLQFVRSKVKSKRGAELGIASLVSVADIATANNTISIIMSGPLAKNIADEYEVDPRKSASILDIFGGCFQGLLPYSPQVISAAGVAGISPLMLFPYSIYPILLGVCGLVAIIFNFPKLKKNTSHEVKH is encoded by the coding sequence ATGGAAGAACATAAAAAGAGCAATGCTTGGGCATTATTCCCCTTGTTATTATTTGTGGCGTTGTTTTTAGGCGTAGGTATTATCACTGGTGATTTTACTTCTATGCCTTTAAATGTTGCGATTACGATTACGGTTATCGTGGCATTATTAATGAATAGAAAAGAATCATTTGCTAAAAAAGTTGAAGTATTTACAAAAGGTGCGGGTCATTCAAATATTATTTTGATGATGTTAATTTTTATTTTAGCAGGTGCATTTTCAAATACAGCTGAAAAAATGGGCGGTGTAAAGTCGACTGTTAATTTAGGGCTATCACTCATCCCTGAAAATTTAATTATTGTAGGATTGTTTGTTATATGTATGTTTGTGTCGATATCTATGGGAACGTCAGTAGGTACAGTTGCTGCAATAGCACCTGTTGGTTATGGATTTGCACAAGCGACAGATGTACCAACTGCTTTGGCAATGGCAACTGTTGTTGGAGGTGCGATGTTCGGTGATAACCTATCAATGATTTCAGATACAACAATTGCTGCTGTGAGAACACAACATACAAAAATGAAAGATAAATTCAGAGTCAATTTTAAAATTGTATTGCCTGGAGCCATTTTAACAATTGTCATCTTGTATTTCTTAACAAATGGTATTTCTTTAAATCATGCCAAAAATTATGATTATGATTTAATTAAAGTTGTCCCTTACGTATTAGTATTAGTGCTAGCATTATTAGGTGTCAATGTGATTATTGTACTAATTGGTGGCACATTATTAGCTGGTATCATAGGCTTAATGGATGGTTCATTTGGATGGATGGGACTTTTAGATGCTATTTCAAAAGGGATCATAAGTATGGAAGACATTGCGATGATTGCGCTATTAATTGGTGGATTAGTTGGTATCATTCAACACAATGGTGGTATTCAATGGTTATTACAATTTGTTCGTTCAAAAGTAAAATCAAAACGTGGTGCTGAACTTGGTATTGCTAGTTTAGTAAGTGTAGCCGATATCGCTACCGCAAATAATACCATTTCAATTATCATGTCAGGACCATTAGCTAAAAATATTGCTGATGAATATGAAGTAGATCCAAGAAAATCTGCAAGTATTTTAGATATTTTTGGTGGCTGTTTCCAAGGGCTCTTGCCATATAGTCCACAAGTTATTTCTGCAGCAGGCGTTGCTGGAATCTCACCATTGATGTTGTTCCCTTATAGTATTTATCCAATTTTATTAGGCGTATGTGGTCTTGTAGCGATTATATTTAATTTTCCAAAATTAAAAAAGAATACTAGTCATGAAGTGAAACATTAA